From Bacillus pumilus, one genomic window encodes:
- a CDS encoding GNAT family N-acetyltransferase has protein sequence MFTYDITNELTLTSLQFEDADTLLKLIQENQAHLEEWLPWVHHCKSIEDVRTFIQSTQTTYNEQKGLEAGIKLNDQLIGVFRLTFDQKIGNIGYWIGQDAQGQGIVTTIVKYMTEIFSTKVDGFEIFCPVGHVRSERVAMNAGFELDPHHQSKPDAAFILKRYIRF, from the coding sequence TTGTTTACATACGACATCACAAATGAATTGACTTTGACATCTCTACAATTTGAAGATGCGGACACATTATTGAAACTTATTCAAGAGAATCAGGCTCATTTAGAGGAATGGCTTCCATGGGTCCATCACTGCAAAAGCATAGAGGATGTCAGAACATTTATTCAATCGACTCAAACTACCTACAATGAACAAAAAGGGTTGGAAGCTGGCATTAAGCTGAACGACCAACTTATCGGGGTGTTCCGTCTGACGTTTGATCAGAAAATAGGCAATATTGGTTATTGGATTGGTCAAGACGCACAAGGTCAGGGTATTGTGACAACGATCGTGAAATATATGACAGAAATATTTTCTACAAAAGTCGATGGATTTGAAATTTTTTGTCCTGTAGGTCATGTTCGAAGTGAACGTGTAGCGATGAATGCTGGATTCGAGCTCGATCCTCACCATCAGTCAAAGCCTGATGCCGCTTTTATCCTTAAGCGATATATACGATTTTGA
- a CDS encoding nuclear transport factor 2 family protein — MTKKEAISFIKEMYEEVLIKFNIEKVEAYFSPDYQQVTDGKVSTLDEFKKHLSTLKGLTKQLEIPAFHDVLFDEDTQQGCFRYTVHVELASGDRGLIDVMALFTLLDGRIIRCDELTRSHKQHETLEQLGHIS; from the coding sequence ATGACAAAAAAAGAAGCGATATCATTTATTAAAGAGATGTATGAAGAGGTATTAATCAAATTCAATATAGAAAAAGTGGAGGCTTATTTTTCACCTGATTATCAGCAAGTGACTGATGGAAAGGTTTCGACACTTGATGAGTTTAAAAAGCATCTATCCACATTAAAAGGATTGACAAAACAGCTTGAAATCCCCGCTTTTCATGATGTGTTATTTGATGAAGATACGCAGCAAGGGTGTTTTCGTTACACTGTACATGTGGAACTCGCAAGCGGGGACCGGGGTTTAATTGATGTCATGGCTCTTTTCACGTTATTAGATGGCAGGATCATTCGGTGCGACGAGCTGACGAGATCTCACAAGCAGCATGAAACGCTTGAACAGCTTGGACACATCAGCTAA
- a CDS encoding DUF1128 domain-containing protein — translation MSEQKAAEVNQLIEDISQKLNMLNIGVIKAEDFSPDKYEDIEFLHQMVMKKSSFSPSEMQAIASELKNLRK, via the coding sequence TTGTCAGAGCAAAAAGCGGCTGAAGTCAATCAGCTGATTGAAGACATTTCGCAAAAGTTAAATATGCTGAACATTGGAGTCATCAAAGCCGAGGACTTCAGTCCAGACAAGTACGAAGATATCGAATTTCTTCACCAAATGGTGATGAAAAAATCTTCATTCAGCCCAAGTGAAATGCAAGCCATCGCAAGCGAGCTAAAAAACTTAAGAAAATAA
- a CDS encoding YfkD famly protein — protein MKKMPRIMFVVLLSLSFLYSFPLEAAKPFKVPSSVASISKENTYPNASQDQPLLQPSELTAELFKTTNVPIENTHLIKMLNESSISGTPLAVGYRATIFLGRWALSYDSNETVANWEYKKVNTNHIDNRGGNKTAIGKYVQKQQVKVSGGLTAKVPNPEDVKTLMMQKAIQKTKLPLAFDTVIGAGTKRDQSYHVSPKKAASLHAYAPAINEKGKVTYGEVYLVLKGNKRKLVVKNVTSQGIGAWIPVQDHLTFGFQGMN, from the coding sequence ATGAAAAAGATGCCCCGCATCATGTTTGTTGTTCTCTTATCCTTAAGTTTTCTATACAGCTTTCCACTAGAGGCGGCGAAGCCATTTAAAGTGCCATCCTCTGTCGCCAGTATCTCAAAGGAGAATACGTATCCGAACGCGTCACAGGATCAGCCCCTGCTCCAGCCGAGTGAGCTGACAGCTGAATTGTTCAAAACAACGAATGTACCGATTGAAAATACCCATTTGATCAAAATGCTGAATGAATCCAGCATTTCAGGGACGCCATTAGCGGTTGGATACCGCGCGACCATTTTCCTCGGAAGATGGGCACTAAGCTACGATTCAAACGAAACGGTCGCCAACTGGGAATACAAAAAAGTGAATACAAATCACATTGATAACAGAGGCGGCAACAAAACAGCCATTGGTAAATACGTTCAAAAGCAGCAAGTAAAAGTGAGCGGCGGGCTCACAGCAAAGGTGCCAAACCCGGAAGATGTGAAAACATTGATGATGCAAAAAGCCATTCAAAAAACAAAGCTGCCCCTCGCTTTTGACACAGTGATTGGCGCAGGAACAAAACGAGATCAGTCGTACCATGTATCTCCGAAAAAAGCAGCTTCGCTTCATGCCTATGCACCAGCGATTAATGAAAAAGGAAAGGTGACATACGGAGAAGTGTACCTTGTGCTTAAAGGAAATAAACGAAAACTCGTCGTGAAAAACGTGACCTCGCAAGGAATCGGCGCTTGGATTCCTGTGCAGGATCACCTGACGTTTGGTTTTCAAGGGATGAATTAA
- a CDS encoding OsmC family protein encodes MKLIYETDRWIAGTNEKQLYISGKEEMGYRPSQLFTSAIAGCFGEMLIHVCRKKRISCEGLTITSETTRAGAVNKISRIHLHIIFEHINTSEEQIDKVITIALKHCSMVQSVKGSIEVTFSHERI; translated from the coding sequence ATGAAACTGATATACGAAACGGACCGGTGGATTGCGGGAACAAATGAAAAGCAGCTGTATATCTCAGGAAAAGAAGAAATGGGGTACAGGCCATCTCAATTGTTCACCTCAGCTATTGCAGGCTGCTTTGGAGAAATGCTCATTCATGTATGCCGGAAAAAGCGAATATCCTGTGAAGGGCTGACGATCACATCTGAAACGACAAGAGCAGGAGCTGTAAACAAAATCTCCCGTATTCATTTACATATCATTTTTGAACACATCAATACATCTGAAGAACAAATAGATAAAGTCATCACAATTGCTTTGAAGCATTGTTCGATGGTGCAGTCTGTGAAAGGAAGTATTGAGGTCACCTTCTCACACGAGCGAATCTAA
- a CDS encoding YebC/PmpR family DNA-binding transcriptional regulator — MGRKWNNIKEKKASKDANTSRIYAKFGREIYVAAKQGEPNPESNQALRFVLERAKTYSVPKHIVDRAIEKAKGGAEENFDELRYEGFGPNGSMVIVDALTNNVNRTASDVRAAFGKNGGNMGVSGSVAYMFDQTAVIGVEGKSEEETLELLMEADVDVRDIMEEDETVIVYAEPDQFHQVQEAFKQAGVEEFTVAEITMLPQNEVTLDDESKAQFEKLIDVLEELEDVQQVYHNVDLGE; from the coding sequence ATGGGTCGTAAGTGGAACAACATTAAAGAAAAGAAAGCATCAAAGGATGCCAATACAAGTCGTATTTACGCAAAATTCGGGCGTGAAATCTATGTGGCTGCCAAACAAGGTGAGCCAAACCCAGAATCAAACCAAGCACTTCGCTTTGTTCTAGAACGTGCCAAAACATATAGTGTCCCAAAACACATTGTAGACCGTGCCATTGAAAAAGCCAAAGGCGGTGCGGAAGAGAATTTCGATGAGCTGCGCTACGAAGGATTTGGTCCAAACGGATCAATGGTAATCGTTGATGCCCTCACCAATAACGTGAACCGCACAGCGTCAGATGTTCGTGCGGCATTCGGGAAAAACGGTGGAAACATGGGCGTAAGCGGCTCTGTTGCTTATATGTTTGACCAAACAGCTGTCATCGGTGTCGAAGGAAAAAGTGAAGAAGAAACGCTTGAGCTTTTAATGGAAGCAGACGTTGATGTACGTGACATCATGGAAGAAGATGAAACAGTGATTGTATACGCTGAACCAGATCAATTCCATCAAGTACAAGAAGCATTCAAACAAGCCGGCGTTGAAGAATTCACTGTCGCTGAAATCACGATGCTTCCTCAAAACGAAGTGACATTAGACGATGAATCTAAAGCACAATTCGAGAAACTAATCGATGTATTAGAAGAGCTTGAAGATGTGCAGCAGGTTTATCATAATGTGGATTTAGGGGAATAA
- a CDS encoding type 1 glutamine amidotransferase domain-containing protein encodes MGKKIAVVLTDYFEDVEYTEPAKAFKDAGHEITVIENEKGKTVKGKQGDAEVRVDASIDHVKPEDFDALLIPGGFSPDILRADDRYVQFTKAFMDEKKPVFAICHGPQLLITAKTLEGRSATGYTSIQVDMENAGAKFKDEEVVVCQDQLVTSRTPDDIPAFNRESLKLLEK; translated from the coding sequence ATGGGTAAGAAAATTGCAGTTGTATTAACAGATTACTTTGAGGATGTTGAATACACCGAGCCTGCAAAAGCCTTTAAAGATGCAGGTCATGAAATCACAGTGATTGAAAACGAAAAAGGAAAAACAGTGAAAGGGAAGCAAGGAGATGCAGAAGTGAGAGTGGATGCGTCCATTGATCACGTGAAGCCTGAAGACTTCGATGCACTTCTGATTCCTGGCGGTTTCTCACCAGACATTCTGCGTGCAGATGATCGTTACGTCCAATTCACTAAAGCATTTATGGACGAGAAAAAACCAGTATTTGCGATCTGTCACGGACCGCAATTGCTTATTACAGCGAAGACGCTGGAAGGAAGAAGCGCAACTGGCTATACATCCATTCAAGTAGATATGGAAAACGCAGGCGCTAAATTTAAAGACGAAGAAGTTGTCGTTTGTCAGGATCAGCTTGTGACAAGCCGTACACCTGATGACATTCCAGCATTTAACCGTGAATCATTAAAACTGCTTGAGAAATAA
- a CDS encoding MFS transporter, with amino-acid sequence MSRIHFLILILLVSVSGFSQGALLPVISIIFEHAGTSPTLNGLHATGLYLGVLLASPFMEAPLRRFGFKPLIVIGGAAVFLSLFSFVFFESYVVWFFLRLMIGIGDHMLHFSTQTWVTYASSSRNRGRNISLYGLSFGLGFAAGPFLTPLIEINPSLPFIVSGAVSLCIWLLVFVLKNTYPDTGEVQTSEQTNSLKRFKKAFQFGWVAFMMPFCYGFLETTLNSNFPVYALRSGVTVDAVAFILPAFAIGSIVFQLPLGMLSDRFGRRRIILCVTLVGSFFFLLAGIFIQSVLAVAICFFIAGMAVGSTFSLGISYMTDLLPKHLLPAGNLMCGMAFSAGSILGPVLGGIFVQTFEGMNLLYLVSIVILFVFFCVRFGRTAAVVESH; translated from the coding sequence ATGTCGAGAATTCACTTTTTGATTTTAATTTTACTTGTATCTGTATCTGGTTTTTCGCAGGGAGCGTTATTGCCTGTCATTTCGATTATTTTTGAACATGCCGGCACTTCTCCTACGTTAAACGGTCTGCATGCCACAGGCTTATATCTTGGCGTGCTGCTAGCATCCCCCTTTATGGAAGCGCCGCTTCGCCGGTTTGGGTTTAAGCCGTTAATTGTCATTGGGGGCGCTGCTGTCTTTTTAAGCTTGTTTAGCTTTGTGTTTTTTGAATCTTATGTCGTCTGGTTCTTCCTGCGGCTCATGATCGGGATTGGTGATCATATGCTGCATTTCTCTACACAGACGTGGGTGACCTATGCGTCGTCATCGAGAAATCGCGGGCGAAATATTTCATTGTATGGGTTATCCTTTGGACTCGGTTTTGCCGCTGGACCTTTTTTAACACCACTCATTGAAATCAACCCATCTTTACCTTTCATTGTTTCTGGTGCCGTTAGTTTATGTATTTGGCTGCTTGTTTTTGTTTTGAAAAATACATATCCAGATACGGGCGAAGTGCAGACGTCAGAGCAGACAAACAGTTTGAAGCGCTTTAAGAAAGCCTTTCAATTTGGCTGGGTCGCCTTTATGATGCCTTTTTGCTATGGCTTTTTAGAAACGACACTCAATAGCAACTTCCCTGTTTATGCACTCAGAAGCGGGGTAACAGTAGATGCAGTTGCGTTTATTTTACCTGCGTTTGCCATTGGAAGTATTGTCTTTCAGCTACCTCTCGGGATGCTCAGCGACCGGTTTGGCAGGCGCCGCATCATTTTATGTGTCACACTCGTCGGGTCTTTCTTTTTCCTACTAGCAGGAATTTTCATTCAATCGGTTTTGGCTGTTGCGATTTGTTTCTTTATTGCCGGAATGGCTGTAGGCTCTACCTTCTCACTTGGCATCAGTTATATGACCGACTTATTGCCAAAGCATCTGCTTCCTGCTGGAAATTTGATGTGCGGGATGGCGTTTAGTGCGGGGAGTATTCTCGGGCCTGTTCTCGGTGGAATCTTTGTGCAAACGTTTGAAGGAATGAATTTACTTTACCTTGTCAGCATCGTGATATTATTCGTGTTTTTCTGCGTTCGATTTGGGCGAACGGCAGCAGTGGTTGAAAGTCATTAA
- the cax gene encoding calcium/proton exchanger — MNRLFLVIVAIGVPLSVIGSFLHFPQVIMFAVYCIAIIGLASFMGRATESLAIIAGPRIGGLLNATFGNAVELIISFFALKQGLTAIVLASLTGSVIGNLLLVAGLSFFVGGLKYKRQVFNVHDARHNSGLLMFAIIVAFVIPEVFSVEMAEDKQFVLSIGISIVMILLYVAALYFKLVSHRGVYVAKLESMDGEAETEEETPEWSGKFATVILLLATIAVAYISERLVHTFDTVGEQFGWSELFIGVIIVAIVGNAAEHASAVIMAYKNKMDVAVEIAFGSTLQVAMMVAPILVISSLFFNTQMPLIFSLPELIAMASAVLLTVILSNDGDTNWFEGATLLAAYFIMAIGFFLL; from the coding sequence ATGAATCGTTTGTTTCTTGTGATTGTCGCAATTGGTGTGCCGCTATCGGTCATTGGGAGTTTTCTTCATTTTCCGCAGGTCATCATGTTTGCTGTGTATTGTATCGCCATTATTGGTCTTGCTAGTTTTATGGGAAGAGCCACAGAAAGTCTTGCCATCATAGCGGGCCCAAGAATTGGCGGGCTTTTAAACGCCACATTTGGAAATGCGGTAGAGTTAATTATTTCATTTTTTGCATTAAAGCAAGGACTGACAGCTATTGTACTTGCTTCATTAACTGGATCAGTTATCGGAAACTTACTGCTTGTGGCGGGGCTGTCTTTTTTCGTTGGCGGATTAAAATATAAGCGCCAAGTGTTCAATGTCCACGATGCAAGGCACAACTCGGGCTTGCTCATGTTTGCCATTATTGTGGCGTTTGTCATTCCAGAAGTGTTTTCGGTGGAGATGGCTGAGGATAAACAATTTGTTTTAAGCATTGGAATTAGCATTGTGATGATTTTGCTTTATGTCGCAGCGCTCTATTTCAAACTGGTCAGCCACCGCGGAGTCTATGTTGCCAAGCTGGAGAGCATGGACGGGGAAGCGGAGACGGAAGAAGAAACACCTGAATGGTCTGGTAAGTTTGCCACTGTGATTTTGCTGCTTGCGACGATTGCCGTTGCGTACATTTCAGAGCGCCTCGTTCATACATTTGATACGGTGGGAGAACAATTTGGCTGGAGTGAGCTGTTTATCGGAGTCATTATTGTGGCCATCGTCGGAAATGCCGCAGAACATGCCTCTGCTGTCATCATGGCGTATAAAAACAAAATGGATGTCGCAGTGGAAATAGCTTTTGGTTCCACACTTCAGGTTGCGATGATGGTGGCACCAATCCTTGTCATCAGCTCGCTTTTTTTCAATACGCAGATGCCGCTCATTTTCTCCTTACCAGAGCTCATTGCGATGGCATCCGCTGTATTACTCACAGTCATTTTATCTAATGACGGAGATACCAATTGGTTTGAAGGTGCCACATTGCTTGCTGCCTATTTCATTATGGCGATTGGATTTTTCCTTTTATAA
- the yfkAB gene encoding radical SAM/CxCxxxxC motif protein YfkAB, with protein sequence MNQKTALRPITPAYDPWEAYLDVQDYGEMKLTNIEFTTTTLCNMRCEHCAVGYTLQPKDPNALPLDLLLRRLDEVPLLRSISITGGEPMLSLKSVREYVVPLLKYAHERGVRTQINSNLTLDLARYEEIIPYLDVLHISHNWGTVEEFATVGFAMMDRKPTFEQREKLFNRMIENSRALVKAGVTVSAETMLNKRTLPYIEHIHRQIVEEMKCQRHEVHPMYPSDFASALESLTLPQMRDAIHQLLDIRDQDTWMLFGTLPFYSCSTDEEDQRLLKRLRQEKHVTVRNDPDGRSRLNVNIFDGNIIVTDFGDTPALGNIATDTLQSAYSRWMDTKLAKELNCHCPSVQCLGPNVLVKNSYYQDVDFTSRTARG encoded by the coding sequence ATGAACCAAAAAACAGCACTTCGTCCGATTACACCTGCATACGACCCTTGGGAAGCCTATCTCGATGTGCAGGATTACGGAGAGATGAAGCTGACAAATATCGAATTTACAACAACGACGTTGTGTAACATGAGATGTGAGCACTGTGCGGTCGGCTATACCTTACAGCCTAAGGACCCGAATGCACTGCCGCTTGATTTACTGCTTCGCCGTTTAGATGAAGTTCCGCTTCTGCGCTCAATCAGTATTACAGGCGGAGAGCCTATGCTTTCTCTCAAATCTGTGCGGGAATATGTCGTCCCTTTATTAAAATATGCCCATGAACGCGGCGTCCGTACACAGATCAATTCAAACTTAACACTTGATTTGGCGCGATATGAGGAAATTATTCCATACTTAGATGTCCTTCACATCTCACATAACTGGGGAACTGTCGAAGAGTTTGCAACGGTCGGTTTTGCGATGATGGACAGAAAACCAACCTTTGAGCAGCGCGAGAAATTATTTAACCGCATGATTGAAAATAGCCGGGCACTTGTCAAAGCGGGTGTTACCGTATCTGCTGAAACCATGCTCAATAAGCGCACGCTTCCATATATTGAACACATCCACCGGCAAATCGTGGAGGAAATGAAATGCCAGCGCCACGAAGTTCACCCAATGTACCCAAGTGATTTTGCCAGCGCCCTTGAATCATTGACGCTTCCGCAAATGCGTGATGCGATTCATCAGCTGCTTGATATTCGTGATCAAGACACATGGATGCTGTTTGGCACCCTGCCATTTTATTCTTGCAGCACAGATGAAGAAGATCAGCGCCTCCTCAAGCGATTGCGTCAGGAGAAACATGTCACGGTACGAAATGACCCTGACGGCCGCTCACGTTTGAATGTGAATATTTTTGATGGGAATATTATTGTGACAGACTTTGGCGATACACCGGCGCTTGGAAACATTGCTACTGATACATTGCAATCTGCTTATTCACGCTGGATGGACACAAAATTAGCAAAAGAGCTGAATTGCCATTGTCCAAGCGTACAATGCCTCGGTCCGAATGTTCTTGTGAAAAACAGCTATTATCAAGATGTTGATTTTACTTCTCGTACAGCCAGGGGGTAA
- a CDS encoding mechanosensitive ion channel family protein, translated as MDDTFLTIVKNKYIEILLVGLVLWLAVFMINKALQIFFKRTEFIEDKKKKTIESLVKSVTKYTASICFVMYVISLFFHDFGKILAGAGVAGIVIGFGAQTLIRDILAGIFLIYERQIHKGDYVTVNNLFNGTIEEIGLRSLQIREWSGKLLTISNGDIRQIQNYNMQYMRITESALISANQNPDTAFQALETACDNLNQMHHDFLKKDEFQHAIEPFQVHGIMGLNKLNRGIEITVKGMVEDEKYFDAALAVRKEMIKQLHQHDVKLLEDLVYPQPAK; from the coding sequence ATGGACGATACTTTTCTGACAATAGTCAAGAACAAATACATTGAAATTCTCCTTGTTGGACTCGTTCTTTGGCTTGCCGTCTTTATGATTAACAAAGCGCTTCAAATTTTCTTTAAACGAACGGAGTTTATAGAGGACAAGAAGAAAAAAACGATCGAGAGCTTGGTCAAATCTGTTACGAAATACACCGCTTCGATTTGCTTTGTAATGTATGTCATTTCTCTCTTCTTTCATGATTTTGGGAAAATTCTTGCAGGTGCTGGTGTTGCTGGGATCGTCATCGGTTTTGGCGCCCAGACGCTGATTCGCGATATTTTAGCAGGCATTTTTCTGATCTATGAACGTCAGATTCATAAAGGGGATTATGTGACAGTGAATAACCTCTTTAATGGAACGATTGAAGAGATTGGTCTCCGCTCTCTGCAAATTAGAGAATGGAGCGGCAAGCTGTTAACCATATCTAACGGAGACATCCGGCAAATTCAAAACTATAACATGCAATACATGCGGATTACGGAGTCTGCATTAATTAGTGCGAATCAAAACCCAGACACAGCCTTTCAAGCACTCGAAACGGCCTGTGACAATTTAAATCAGATGCATCATGATTTTCTCAAAAAAGATGAATTTCAACATGCCATTGAACCGTTTCAAGTTCATGGCATTATGGGCCTGAACAAGCTGAACCGCGGGATTGAGATCACAGTGAAAGGAATGGTCGAAGACGAAAAATACTTCGATGCTGCCCTCGCTGTCCGAAAAGAAATGATCAAACAACTTCATCAGCATGATGTCAAATTGCTTGAAGATCTCGTTTATCCCCAGCCTGCAAAATAA
- a CDS encoding low molecular weight protein-tyrosine-phosphatase: MIHVLFVCLGNICRSPMAEAMFRKRVEDEGLSEHFVIDSAGIGGWHQGSPPHEGTRKLLDEKGISYEGMTARQIMEKDITTYDYIMAMDAENVGALRSIAGYGKHHFIGRLLDFVEDDDRDDVPDPYYTGNFEEVHELIETGIDRFLTYVKKENHL, encoded by the coding sequence ATGATTCATGTGTTATTCGTTTGTCTTGGCAATATTTGCAGGTCACCGATGGCAGAGGCCATGTTTAGAAAAAGAGTAGAAGATGAGGGGCTTAGCGAGCACTTTGTGATTGATTCAGCAGGGATTGGCGGCTGGCATCAAGGAAGTCCTCCGCATGAAGGAACGCGAAAGCTGCTTGATGAAAAAGGCATCAGCTATGAAGGAATGACTGCAAGACAAATCATGGAGAAGGATATCACCACATACGACTATATCATGGCGATGGATGCAGAAAATGTAGGGGCACTTCGCAGTATAGCCGGCTATGGGAAACATCACTTTATTGGCCGTCTTCTTGATTTTGTAGAAGACGACGATCGAGATGATGTGCCAGATCCTTATTACACTGGGAACTTTGAGGAAGTCCATGAATTAATTGAAACAGGAATTGACCGCTTTTTGACGTATGTAAAGAAAGAGAACCACCTTTAA
- a CDS encoding alanine/glycine:cation symporter family protein codes for MGIIEQFVTTMNNFLWGPPLLILIVGTGIYLTFRVLFIQIRLLPYSLKLAFSKQDKMSEGDISHFQALMTALAATVGTGNIVGVASAVIAGGPGAVFWMWFAAFFGMATKFAEAVLAVKYRVKNEKGEMSGGPMYYLEHGLKQKWLGVLFAVFGASAAFGIGNLVQSNSISGVMNSTFQIPTWVTGIIITAFTALVILGGIKSIGRVTSIFVPVMALFYVICGLIILVMNADLVPGAVGLIFSDAFTGQAVAGGAIGTVIRWGVARGVFSNEAGLGSAPIAAAAAKTDMPARQALVSMTQVFIDTIIVCSITGITIVMADMYLTVKSDALTSLSFAHFLGPVGSTIVAIGLLLFAYSTIIGWSYYGEKCFTYLAKDSYVMYYRIVFVIAVFFGAVFKNDFVWGVADMLNGLMAIPNLIGLIGLSGVVVFESKRIIDKIKQEKKEKNISVSS; via the coding sequence ATGGGAATAATTGAGCAGTTTGTCACGACGATGAACAATTTTTTGTGGGGGCCTCCCCTGTTGATTTTAATTGTTGGTACTGGAATATACCTCACCTTTCGCGTTCTCTTCATTCAAATTAGATTACTTCCTTATTCTTTAAAGCTCGCTTTTTCTAAACAAGACAAAATGTCAGAAGGAGATATTTCTCATTTCCAAGCGTTAATGACGGCTCTTGCTGCAACTGTCGGTACAGGGAATATCGTAGGTGTGGCCTCGGCAGTTATAGCGGGTGGTCCGGGTGCGGTATTCTGGATGTGGTTTGCTGCATTTTTCGGAATGGCCACTAAGTTTGCAGAAGCTGTTCTTGCTGTTAAATACAGAGTCAAAAACGAAAAAGGCGAAATGTCTGGCGGACCTATGTATTATTTAGAGCATGGCTTGAAACAGAAATGGCTAGGGGTGCTATTTGCTGTTTTCGGCGCCAGTGCTGCCTTTGGGATCGGCAACCTGGTACAGTCTAATTCCATCTCAGGAGTCATGAATTCTACCTTTCAAATTCCAACATGGGTGACAGGTATTATCATTACTGCTTTTACGGCACTCGTGATTTTAGGCGGAATTAAGAGCATTGGCCGGGTCACATCTATTTTTGTACCCGTCATGGCTTTATTTTACGTCATTTGCGGTCTGATCATTCTTGTCATGAATGCTGATCTCGTTCCAGGCGCAGTCGGTCTTATTTTCTCAGATGCCTTTACGGGTCAAGCCGTGGCAGGTGGTGCAATTGGAACTGTCATTCGCTGGGGTGTGGCACGAGGAGTATTTTCCAATGAAGCAGGTCTTGGGTCAGCACCAATTGCTGCTGCGGCTGCGAAAACGGATATGCCCGCCCGTCAAGCTCTCGTATCTATGACGCAAGTGTTTATCGATACAATCATTGTTTGTTCTATCACTGGCATTACCATTGTCATGGCAGATATGTATTTAACAGTGAAAAGTGATGCGCTGACCTCGTTATCCTTTGCTCATTTCCTCGGTCCAGTTGGCTCAACCATTGTGGCAATCGGTCTGCTCTTGTTTGCCTATTCCACCATCATTGGCTGGTCCTATTATGGCGAAAAATGCTTTACATATTTGGCGAAGGATTCGTACGTCATGTATTATCGCATCGTGTTTGTCATTGCTGTCTTTTTCGGTGCCGTGTTTAAAAATGACTTCGTTTGGGGTGTGGCAGATATGCTCAATGGGCTAATGGCGATTCCAAACTTAATCGGGCTCATCGGTTTATCAGGGGTTGTCGTATTTGAATCCAAACGAATCATTGATAAGATTAAGCAGGAGAAAAAGGAGAAAAACATCTCCGTGTCATCTTAA
- a CDS encoding YihY/virulence factor BrkB family protein, translated as MGFIKALIERFLLHEGPAKSAELAYFFLLSLFPFLIFVLTLVGYLPLTSKDVLSVISGYAPEGALSMIESIADQTLNNRNGGLLSFGIIAALWSASNGINAVVRAFNHAYEVEENRSFILVRLTSIILTIAMVLTIIFALMLPVFGKELGLFVAKLVGQSDAFLTVWTAMRWIISPLILLIVFTSLYYFAPNIRLKLKFVLPGAIFASIGWILVSMLFSFYVGEFANYSAMYGSIGGIIILMIWFYLTGIMIILGGELNALLHKRKIVPGKL; from the coding sequence ATGGGTTTTATTAAAGCGTTAATTGAACGCTTTTTGCTGCATGAAGGACCGGCAAAATCTGCTGAGCTTGCGTATTTCTTTTTGCTTTCATTATTTCCGTTTCTCATCTTCGTGCTGACACTGGTTGGGTATTTGCCGCTGACGTCAAAGGATGTCCTGAGCGTCATTTCTGGTTATGCGCCAGAAGGAGCGCTTTCGATGATTGAATCCATTGCCGATCAGACGCTGAATAATCGTAACGGCGGGTTATTATCGTTCGGGATTATTGCCGCCCTTTGGTCAGCATCTAACGGCATTAATGCCGTCGTCAGAGCTTTTAACCATGCTTACGAAGTTGAGGAGAATCGTTCCTTCATTCTCGTACGTTTAACATCGATCATCTTAACGATCGCGATGGTTTTGACCATTATTTTTGCCTTGATGCTGCCTGTCTTTGGAAAAGAACTTGGTTTATTTGTCGCTAAATTAGTCGGGCAGTCAGATGCCTTTCTCACCGTATGGACTGCGATGAGATGGATCATTAGCCCGCTGATTTTGTTGATTGTTTTTACATCCTTGTACTATTTTGCTCCAAACATTAGGCTGAAATTGAAATTTGTTCTGCCAGGTGCCATTTTTGCATCGATTGGATGGATTTTGGTCAGCATGCTGTTTTCATTTTACGTAGGCGAGTTTGCCAACTACAGTGCGATGTACGGAAGCATTGGGGGAATCATTATTTTAATGATCTGGTTTTATTTAACCGGCATCATGATTATCCTTGGCGGCGAGCTCAATGCGCTTTTACATAAACGTAAAATCGTACCAGGCAAGCTATAA